The DNA region taagtaattatacgtattatttcatatgtgatttttcaaAACCGTTCGATATTCAGCAGACTTTAAATATCAGTCGTTCGATATTCCCCTTGAACTCCTTCAATCAATGTTAGTATATAACGTTTTTTTTGACAGCAATAGGGAATGATATTATAAgctaggcttaattgcacttttggtcccccaactattgtcttcctgcgaaaatcgtcctcaTACTTTAAAATTCGCAAAAaagtcctccaactatacatgtagTTGCACTTTTAGTCTGtcgtttgccttccgtgagaaaactaacgtgaaaagctgatgtggctccctcacgcgtgtctcacgtgactttcttcagagagcttgatgactggacaagtcacatgcttctcacgtcACTCTTTTAAGGGTTCCATGGTAAAGAAGACGATGGAGGAGGGAGATGACCGTTGGAGCGTTTTAGAGTCACGTGAAAAGtatgtgacttgtccagtcatcaagctctctaaagaaagtcacgtgagacacgtgtgagggagccacatcagcttctcacgttagttttctcacggaaggcaaacggcaaaccaaaagtgcaacaacatgtatagttggatgacgtttttttgctaattttgaagtttgggaacGATTTTtgcaggaaggcaatagttgggggaccaaaagtgaaatTAAGCCTATAAGCTACTTGGCAAgccaagcaaaaaaaaaaaatacaattaggGGGAGTGAAGGTTAGTACATCAAAAAGCTAACCAACAATAAAATATAAGCAACCCTAAGGAAAAAGACTcaagctaaacccacaaaaaaaCCTCTACCCGAGCAACCCCAAATAAACAACCCAATCAACTATGCCACAAGCTCCGAGACCTTATATTATCAGCAATGCCATTGAGGGCCTCCTCATCATAACAAATGTATACCATCCCCATGCGTTTACCAAGGGCCAAAGTTGGGGGTGATTCAATTGTTCAATTTCgcagaaataaaataaagcaattaaaaaagattttttaatttgtatgaGAAAGATAGCACTTGAGTATAGTTTCACCAATTTAATCAATGCCTTAAACAAAACAGTGTTTGTATAAAATTGAGAGTTCTCTCTATGGTGATTTAGCCTATGTTCTTACTTACTAAATTAATAGCAAAGCAAGACTTTGAATTCAATTACTACGTCTGTGTTACGAGCACCTAGACCCTTGAATTGAAGATTAAAATTTCATATACTAGCCACCCTATTAGATTCTACTCTTATTTCTAAGCAGTAGGGAAAGTCCAATAAATTCGCTCCCGTGATTCCATAATTCTTAATATAACTTTCGTTCCTAAAAGAATTAGTAAAAAGCTCGCATCGATTCAAGCACAAATTAACTGAAACgaatacataaattaaaaactcaATAGTCATACAAAGAATTGAAATATCAAgacatataaataaaaatgattcaCATCTCAAGTGCTAAAGAGAGGAGTTAGCCAAACATGACCATAAAAATTACAGAAGAagtgttaggaaataacacagctgaagaagtaaaataaaccaggagcccaatcaacaacacaagaatataacgtggaaactccaaaaccggagaaaaaactacggccgttgtcaaaaccgacaaccagagaataaacactatgtgaaaattgttacaacacatagacttcactctcaaccaccccataaccccagtacacccacactctccaaagtaaatatttgaactacatctcacaatactctaaaacaagagcataagagaaaaagaaaacacaaatataaacttaaagtgttttcaggtgctacatctttggtgttttggtgtgttgaaacaaggagcctgagatccctatatatagtcttggaccctcccacccatcactaatctaagcgatgtgagacttctccaagatgcataacttgatcttttttctccttcattagcaatgtgggacttacattgcaatcaaccccaacaatctccaccttgattgtaatgGTCTTCAGTTTTCATTGTCTATACCGACAATCATTGTCTTCATCGACAAACATAATTCTTATTGTCTATATAccgacaaattaaattatcatactccaccataaaagagtacactaaacttggaactaaaccatcccaagaattttcttcacttggaactaaaccattccaagaatttccacatgccgaaaatttatggtgcaacttccatgttggctttctccgaaagttcatcagccatcgacataaccacataccttgcatcaatgccaaccaatgcccgcacgctatcaccacacaccttgcatctatATCAACCAACGCCCGTGTGCCACCTGGACAATCTCATGCCCAGAACGCCTTGTGTAACATAAATTAAACAGTATaacatctcatattttcatcGTTGGGGTAACGACccaaaatatattatatttttattttaggtAGCGTTTGGCCCGACTTATTTTTGACTTTTAagttactttttaaaaaaaagttgggCTAAACACACTTGATAATAAGCTCTTAAAAAATAAGTTACTTATtcttttacaaagaaaatatgaaaaagtgacttttaagtaAAAAGTTAAATGAGGGAGCTTTTTTCAAATAAGTTGTAGAGAGATCACCTCCACCCTCTACCACAACCACCACTTCTACCATCACCTCCACCACAACCGTCCACCACCGCCACgacctccatcaccaccaccaccgccgccgccgccattgtcaccaccaccatcacatcCACTACTAccgccaccctccaccaccaccatatctACCATCACCTCCATCATAActgtccaccaccaccatcgttgtCACCTCCACGACAACcctcaccaccgccgccaccacttcCATTGACATCACCACCACGATCTTCATTGCCACTACCACAATCACCTCACTGTTACCACCACCATCTatcctccaccaccatcatcatcaccacaTCTAGTATCAACTCCACCACAACcgttcaccaccaccatcgctgccgCCACCCTCCAacgtcatcaccaccaccaccatctctattatcaaaaccgttcaccaccaccattatcACCGCCATCACCTCCAttgccaccaacaccaccactttCATTGCTACCACGAATATCACCTCCATTgttaccaccaccctccacctctACCATCATCCACCACAAACgttcaccgccaccaccgttactACCGCCATAAACATGCACCGTCACCACCACTGCCGCCTCTGAACCACTACCACCGCCATTTTCGCCTACTCTTCCTTCATAACCCCTTCTACCATCGtctccaccatcaccaccactgcaaccacctccaccaccgccaccgcgaCCACTACCAATAGGTAACACCGATATCCAACACCAGCGCTACCTGACCCTCCACCATCATGTCACCTCAACCACCTAATGTTGTGAATTTAATAACTaactaatatattttaaattaaaagcaatttttaagttataaaaaattaaaaaactgacAAACAACTTTTACTTTTTTCTAAAAGATCTTATTTTCCACTTTtacttaaaagtaacttttaagaCAAAAAAAAGTCGGGCCAAACACTACCTTAGTATTAAATTGACTTAATCGTCAAATTGGTCTCTGTCTTTGTTtcgccgtctgaactaggtTCCTCCcagaaaaatttgtggaaaaggTCCTCATGAATGCAAAATGTGTGGAGTCaatcctcgccggagcccggagctccggcgaatGATGAAATGACATGATGACTGTATTAATGATGCTGATGTggctttaaaaaatataaaatattaaaatattaacgTTTAATTAACATAAATTAAGTTGTTCTAATTCtaaccctaaattaattaacttaATCTAATTCCCCCCAATATTTTCCTAATTCCTCACAAATTACCCCAATTCTCAAATCGTTCCCCACATATTCCCCACTCACTAGTCACTACCATCATCATGTCGTTTTCACACAGCCATGAATCATCACCTCCAACAAAACTATCCTCATGAACATCTCCAATCATCACCCAGCCATGGCACACCAAAATTGCTTTAAAAAAACTCACAACACCATcttgaaaaaaaacaaaactattCTCATGAAAATCTCCAATTTTCCATTCAGACATGAACATCCCAACCCATAGATATAGCTCAAGGCATGCAAATACTAAATTGAAGACCCAAAACACATTCAAATAAACGACCGAGAACACTATCAACACTACAATATCTAATGATAGTAAAATTACCAACTAAAATTCCAATCTCAGCTTCAACCGAAACCTAGAAGCTAAGAAGAACAAAGAGGAACTCAGAACCCACCGCCATCAACCTCTCCACACCACCACCAACGCCGGACCAACCACCACCAATCCAGATCTAAAATCCGATACAAGAAACAAAGTAAAGAGGAAACAACAAACCCAAAAAGGCAAGGAAAATAGcaaaccccaccaccacctccgccTAAAAAATTGGTGCTTGCCACGAAGACCACCGCACCATTAACTCCTAAAATAAATCGTCGTTGCTGATCCCGTCCACCGCTTCCCACACGCAGAGCACCACACACAAAGGTGTTGTAGATATTGGCTATGGTGTTATAgatgtaacatcccgattttcagggtgtcactttagtaactgaaaataaaaataaagcggaaaagtaGGTATTGtttttcgtttttctttttaaaataaaagacttTCTAAAGTAAAGACTCAACACAAATACATAAAGTAATGTccaatatatttacagccctaCTGTAATAAAAGTCTCGTCCAGAAAGTAATGCCCTAAGGCAAATAAGTACAGAACCAAAGTAAGAGTGATAggtttataaatacagtcctccaaaagaaagtaagtcagcctcCATGAGACCCCCTATGttcgacaaactccctgtgatcctcatggaagagaaccacacaaaaagctaatagtcggggacctaccctgcctaaaatgagaaatgacaattAGAGCTACGACACAACACCTACTCTAACCCCCCAAGGAAGCGTGTCTCTCaacactcctcctcctcctcctcgctaGCATAGTCATCCTCAGagtcagaatccagaacgatcAACTCTCTGTCCACATCTATGACCTCTCTCTTCACAGTCCGAGTCACCGACGTAGAAACCACCCCCGTCTCTGCATCCACCACGCTGATGAGCACATCCCCCTCCATCACGTGGACCAAGGGTAGCAGTGTAAGGCTCCTCCTTCGGCTCAACCGGCCTAGAAGAAGATGCGGCATCAGAACGATCAGCGGCGGCGAGAGCGCTCAATCCAGATGATGCTCCACCAGCAACCTCATCCTCAGAAGGATCCTCATCGttagacgacggtggtggtggtgctctaGTACTAGGTCCACAATGCACAGTGGGTGGCAGGTTAAAGCTCACAGAGTAGCGTTGCAAAACTCCTTTGGTCAAACGCCCAAACTCATCAATCttgtcctccatgatcctccccatATAGATTGCTCGGTGACTGGCGGGGTCAGTCATCCATGCAGCGGGGCTAGTCGGGTCCAACATCTcatacctggtcccccccgaggggtgAACCAacgtaaaccaatccgccatcgacatctggtagtaggccgaccgcccaaacacaaacatacacacaaagccaaggcgcgagggtcaactcgcAGAATAGTGTATATTATACAAACAACAGATAAAGTGGACAGGGATATATACTTAGGTTCAATAGGCTTATCATAGCATGTAAGTATCATATTCTCAAAGTGCAATAACAATAAACATTTGTTGTCAACTCAACAAGTTATCAAATAATATAATGATGTTTATTAACGTCAAATAATGAAGTCATAAATGCATGATGATATGCAATGACATGCTACAAGAAATGCTCCAGATAGATGGGCACCATTGAGTCATTCCTAACGCTGGCATAGCGtgtaaccatttccgctcgggcgtctcttacaccaaacaaaatgtGATCAGATCAGCCATAACCcgcaggtctgccatttccgtctgctactaagaaacACTATCGATGTTCTTATGTGAATACCCGATCTTATGATCATTTTTGGATTCACCAAGGTCCGACATCCCATCGCATTTAACCTCAAAATttatgaatgatgcaatatggttagccaaacaacgtatCGCCTCACCCGACATCATGTTCTAGCTAatatattgtctctaaaaatacCCTAGGTAAATGttgattctgcgacaaaaatgaaatcaaataacaaaatagtgcaaacacccttgatgactactcgagtcatccgactcatccATCGAACGGTCAAAACCGCTCAGCGAgcaaaagagtaccaatgtacttggaaacttattagtttcccggcttatcttttagatagccaaacaacaaaactgctcatcgagcaaattGCCTAAGCACACAgggtttccccaaaacttggatcaCCGACAGTTCTCTTTTTTCAAAACTTAtttccaagccctaagctttcttcgggtattattatcattatttaaagtaTTCGGATGTTGTtcagtgtattatgaattttcttttgtaaaatagtttccatttctttttcctctaactctataagtttaaaagatctcaTCAACCCAAGTAACcccttgagaaggtctcgattcaCCAAAAACAATAAGGGGCCGAACTTCGGCTCGTCCCATCAAACATTCTGTCAAAATCTCATCACTAGCATGACATAACTTCCCGTTTCCCCACACTCTGACGTTcaacagatatatgtataattgcacAACATAGTTAGTACAATCCAACAAAAcatgacacatatatcaacacatcctatgaTTAACCACTTAAAACgtataacatgtgaatcaataaATAGCAATAATCAAGCAATACACCAATGTCGGACGAAGCCCTAGAAatcggagacacacgtctctatTGATTTACAACGGTCTAagcctcataaaacattttcGAGATCAGCTTAATCAATAATAAGCATAAACAAATagcaagtcgaatttatcgacgcctaatgCAACGctccgatttctcgagtgtcacacagtaaccaaataatccaattttcataaataattttcgtcgtttaattaattaat from Lotus japonicus ecotype B-129 chromosome 2, LjGifu_v1.2 includes:
- the LOC130736460 gene encoding uncharacterized protein LOC130736460 translates to MSEWKIGDFHENSFVFFQDGVVSFFKAILVCHGWVMIGDVHEDSFVGGDDSWLCENDMMMVVTSEWGICGERFENWGNFGRGGGGGGGCSGGDGGDDGRRGYEGRVGENGGGSGSEAAVVVTVHVYGGSNGGGGERLWWMMVEVEGGGNNGGDIRGSNESGGVGGNGGDGGDNGGGERF